The Vibrio mangrovi genome includes a region encoding these proteins:
- the astE gene encoding succinylglutamate desuccinylase encodes MKDFLQTTLQGQTPEATSGDNANLIWRWLTDGVLLLEPKIASGITGEIKSVLMSAGVHGNETAPIEILSRHVNRLLAGEMPLAVRLLVVLGNPKAIRAGVRYQTIDLNRLFNGHHRDYPVCDETTRAVELENIVEDFFADVGQERFHFDLHTAIRESFHIRFGLLPQKRLASDDFLQGLIGMGLEALVINPIPGGTFSYYTHAVMQVQSCTLELGKARPFGENDLTQFAAADKALGCFIRGETFSADMLAPIKVYQVARELKKLSDDFHFIDVSDDAKNFTSFAQGALIAQDGDVTYRVERANEWLIFPNAGVKSGLRAGLMLAEADLDALM; translated from the coding sequence ATGAAGGATTTTCTTCAGACGACGTTACAGGGACAGACACCAGAAGCGACATCCGGTGACAATGCAAATTTAATCTGGCGATGGCTGACTGATGGCGTACTGCTGTTGGAGCCGAAGATCGCATCAGGAATAACCGGTGAAATCAAAAGTGTGCTGATGTCGGCCGGAGTGCATGGCAACGAAACAGCGCCGATCGAAATTTTATCACGTCATGTCAACCGACTGCTGGCCGGAGAAATGCCACTGGCTGTCCGGTTGCTGGTGGTGTTGGGAAACCCGAAAGCCATCCGGGCCGGAGTGCGTTATCAGACGATCGACCTGAACCGGTTGTTCAACGGTCATCACCGGGATTATCCGGTTTGTGATGAGACAACGCGGGCGGTTGAGCTGGAAAATATCGTTGAAGATTTTTTTGCCGATGTCGGGCAGGAACGGTTCCATTTTGATCTGCACACGGCGATTCGGGAGTCTTTCCATATTCGTTTCGGACTGCTACCGCAAAAGAGGCTGGCTTCCGATGATTTCCTTCAGGGACTAATCGGTATGGGACTGGAAGCCTTGGTGATCAATCCGATTCCCGGCGGGACATTCAGCTATTATACCCATGCGGTGATGCAGGTGCAGAGCTGCACTTTAGAACTGGGAAAAGCCCGGCCGTTCGGTGAGAATGATCTGACTCAGTTTGCGGCGGCGGATAAGGCTCTTGGATGCTTTATTCGCGGGGAAACTTTCTCTGCCGATATGCTGGCACCGATTAAGGTGTATCAGGTTGCACGTGAGTTGAAAAAGCTCTCAGACGATTTTCATTTTATCGATGTCAGTGACGATGCCAAGAATTTCACCAGCTTTGCTCAGGGAGCTTTGATCGCACAGGATGGTGATGTTACTTATCGGGTTGAACGTGCGAATGAATGGCTGATTTTCCCCAATGCCGGAGTAAAAAGTGGTCTGCGGGCCGGACTGATGCTGGCCGAAGCGGATCTGGATGCACTGATGTAG
- a CDS encoding anaerobic sulfatase maturase has product MNQRVENFQLMAKPSGSVCNIDCSYCFYLEKEHLYPERKSHWKMDDETLENYIRQNIQSQRSDVVDIVWQGGEPTMLGIDFYRKAIALQNQYKGNKQINNYLQTNGININDEWAAFLKEHNFLVGLSIDGDRISNDAHRHTRAGKSTFDDVMKGLDALKKHKVEFNTLTVVNAENVKRPMDVYNFLKRIGSRYMQFIPLVERRANQPDENGLTLIQPDFSGQSEVTEWSAPAKEYGRFLNTIFDHWIQNDIGSVFVMNFEQTLTKLTGQASGCVINETCGRNLVIESNGDVYSCDHFVYPEHKLGNINEQEMLDLVNLPQNIEFGQQKLTNLSSDCRNCIVKPVCNGGCPKHRFLISSDGKPNKNYFCDGYFIHLSHAFPVMHRILKLLHEKASYSKMKKLIKKEFYQAR; this is encoded by the coding sequence ATGAACCAGCGAGTAGAAAACTTCCAGTTGATGGCAAAACCGTCCGGATCCGTATGTAATATAGACTGTTCTTACTGCTTCTATCTGGAGAAAGAACATCTGTATCCAGAACGAAAAAGCCATTGGAAAATGGATGATGAAACCCTCGAAAACTATATCCGCCAGAATATTCAGTCTCAGCGTTCGGATGTGGTTGATATCGTGTGGCAGGGTGGAGAACCTACAATGCTGGGGATTGATTTCTACCGCAAAGCGATTGCATTGCAGAACCAGTATAAAGGCAACAAGCAAATTAATAATTATTTGCAGACCAATGGCATCAATATTAATGACGAATGGGCTGCTTTTCTGAAAGAGCACAACTTTCTGGTTGGTCTTTCCATTGACGGTGACCGTATCAGTAATGATGCGCACCGCCATACCCGGGCCGGGAAAAGCACTTTTGACGATGTGATGAAAGGACTGGATGCACTCAAAAAACATAAAGTGGAATTTAATACGCTCACGGTAGTCAATGCCGAAAACGTTAAAAGGCCGATGGATGTTTATAACTTCCTGAAAAGAATCGGCAGCCGCTATATGCAGTTTATTCCACTGGTTGAGCGTCGCGCAAATCAGCCCGATGAGAATGGCCTGACACTGATTCAGCCTGATTTTTCCGGTCAGAGTGAAGTGACCGAATGGTCAGCTCCGGCAAAAGAATACGGCCGGTTTTTAAATACTATATTTGACCACTGGATACAGAATGATATTGGCTCCGTCTTTGTGATGAATTTTGAGCAGACTCTGACCAAATTGACCGGGCAGGCTAGTGGTTGTGTTATCAATGAAACCTGTGGGCGGAATCTGGTGATCGAATCTAATGGCGATGTCTATTCCTGCGATCATTTTGTCTATCCCGAGCATAAACTGGGCAATATCAATGAACAGGAGATGCTGGATTTAGTCAACCTGCCACAGAATATTGAATTTGGGCAGCAGAAGCTGACCAACCTTAGTTCAGACTGCCGGAACTGTATCGTTAAACCGGTCTGTAATGGCGGCTGTCCAAAGCATCGTTTCCTGATTTCCAGCGATGGTAAACCCAATAAGAACTATTTCTGTGATGGTTACTTTATTCATCTAAGCCATGCGTTTCCCGTCATGCACAGAATATTAAAGTTACTGCATGAGAAAGCCTCTTACAGCAAAATGAAGAAATTGATTAAAAAAGAGTTTTATCAGGCCCGATAA
- a CDS encoding arylsulfatase translates to MQLSKLRKRVSGALGNRSSHQDGKSETTAGINAVAKKHLLNVFSIAAVTSALSVSGFVDAAQAQTHNSQQPNVIMILLDDIGFSDLGAFGSEVKTPNIDALAASGLRYNRFDTNAICAPTRASLITGRNAQTVHMEDLPPKHMPGIKEAPGPDASVPLGSGPANSGELPTNAQTVAEAFRAAGYETFALGKWHLAPEYSKGNEERNHQFWPLKKGFDYYYGFISGHTDQWHPDLIENNKEIPTPQMPGYHLSVDLTDHAIHLMDQNDPQPKFLYFAMGAAHAPLHVPKSYIEAYKGKYDMGWDKLRQQRFERQKKMGIIPADTKLPAREKGDLAWDSLDDQHKRVFARFMETYAGFLTHTDEQIGRLVKHLKETGQYDNTLIVFATDNGAASEGSQKGGFYHAYMDKTTVAEMDANLDKAGGPETYMLYQRPWAWAGATPFRRYKLWPFAGGVRTPLIVSWPGHIKDEGAIRHQYVQLVDLAPTMLEAAGTKFAKSVDGVKQIPVAGKSILPTFTNKHAKTRNVQYFELRGQRAITQGKWKAVAMHKIGTDFADDQWELFDTQADFSESTNVADKYPKKLAEMKKLWWEEAKKYSDPAYIKPWDLLYHFNHMEDAFPD, encoded by the coding sequence ATGCAATTAAGCAAACTAAGGAAACGGGTATCCGGCGCTTTGGGAAACCGCTCCAGTCATCAGGACGGAAAGTCTGAGACGACTGCGGGAATCAACGCTGTTGCCAAAAAACACCTTCTCAACGTATTTTCGATCGCCGCTGTGACTTCTGCTTTATCTGTGTCCGGTTTTGTCGATGCGGCACAGGCACAGACCCATAATTCACAGCAGCCGAATGTCATCATGATTCTGCTTGATGATATTGGTTTCTCCGATTTGGGAGCGTTTGGTTCGGAAGTTAAAACGCCGAATATCGATGCGCTGGCGGCTTCTGGTCTGCGTTATAACCGCTTTGATACCAACGCTATCTGTGCTCCGACCCGGGCTTCGCTGATTACGGGACGGAATGCTCAGACTGTGCATATGGAAGATTTGCCACCGAAACATATGCCGGGAATCAAAGAAGCACCAGGACCTGATGCCAGTGTTCCTCTGGGATCCGGGCCGGCAAACAGCGGTGAGCTGCCAACCAATGCGCAAACCGTAGCTGAAGCCTTCCGTGCTGCCGGTTATGAGACATTTGCTTTGGGTAAATGGCATCTGGCTCCTGAATACAGCAAAGGAAATGAAGAACGGAACCATCAGTTCTGGCCGTTGAAAAAAGGTTTTGACTACTACTATGGCTTTATTAGTGGTCATACCGATCAGTGGCATCCGGACTTGATTGAAAACAACAAGGAAATTCCGACACCACAAATGCCGGGCTATCACCTGTCTGTTGATTTGACGGACCATGCGATTCATTTAATGGATCAAAATGATCCTCAGCCTAAGTTCTTATATTTTGCGATGGGTGCTGCGCATGCGCCGCTCCATGTGCCTAAATCCTATATCGAAGCTTATAAAGGCAAGTACGATATGGGTTGGGACAAACTACGCCAGCAGCGTTTCGAACGTCAGAAAAAAATGGGTATTATCCCGGCTGATACTAAACTGCCTGCGCGTGAGAAAGGCGATTTGGCCTGGGATTCTTTAGATGACCAGCATAAACGGGTGTTTGCTCGCTTTATGGAAACTTACGCCGGATTCCTGACTCATACGGATGAGCAGATTGGTCGTCTGGTGAAACACCTGAAAGAAACCGGTCAGTATGACAATACGCTGATTGTGTTCGCAACAGATAACGGTGCGGCTTCTGAAGGTTCCCAGAAAGGCGGTTTCTACCATGCTTATATGGATAAAACCACCGTTGCTGAAATGGATGCCAATCTGGATAAAGCCGGTGGTCCGGAAACTTATATGCTGTATCAGCGTCCATGGGCATGGGCCGGAGCAACACCATTCCGCCGTTATAAACTATGGCCTTTCGCCGGTGGAGTGAGAACACCGTTGATCGTATCCTGGCCTGGTCATATTAAAGATGAAGGTGCAATTCGTCATCAATATGTACAGTTGGTGGATTTAGCGCCAACCATGCTGGAAGCCGCAGGAACGAAGTTTGCAAAATCTGTCGATGGCGTTAAACAGATCCCGGTTGCCGGTAAATCTATTCTGCCGACATTTACCAACAAGCATGCCAAAACCCGTAATGTTCAGTACTTTGAATTGCGTGGTCAGCGAGCGATTACACAAGGTAAGTGGAAAGCAGTTGCAATGCATAAAATCGGAACCGATTTTGCTGATGATCAGTGGGAACTGTTCGATACTCAGGCTGATTTCTCCGAGTCAACCAATGTTGCTGACAAGTATCCGAAGAAACTGGCTGAGATGAAAAAGCTATGGTGGGAAGAAGCGAAAAAGTATAGTGATCCGGCATATATTAAGCCGTGGGATCTTCTGTACCACTTCAACCACATGGAAGATGCATTTCCCGATTAA
- a CDS encoding arginine N-succinyltransferase: protein MIIFRPAQLSDIQQIERLAHESGPMVYTLPAQRSHLIKKVERSIDSFRQDVFSPGEESYFFVLEETMTGQILGTGAINALAGYQEPFYALRNDILIHSSRELKVHSRIHALTLNHDLSDHSQLCSFYVIPALKNSLYPALITLGRLMFMSIHPERFTNDWLAVIPGVADKNGRAPFWEHVGRKFFRMDYNQVEYYNGTRDKTFIAELMPHHPLYVPLIDEEAQAVMGQVHPDAELQCGLLSEQGFEPDKYVEIFDAGPILTANRNTLDIWQNHRLCRVKLVERLPQAQKYLIGVSTETDFRAVMAEAWLEGSTLLLEDEALLALGIANSGSIESGRQVWCFPVNDSYFSFSDYISVQ, encoded by the coding sequence ATGATTATTTTTCGTCCCGCTCAACTGAGTGACATCCAACAAATCGAACGTCTGGCTCATGAAAGTGGGCCGATGGTTTATACCTTGCCCGCCCAGCGTTCCCATCTGATTAAAAAAGTAGAACGCTCGATCGATTCATTCCGGCAGGATGTGTTTTCTCCGGGTGAGGAAAGTTATTTCTTCGTGCTGGAAGAAACCATGACCGGCCAGATTCTGGGAACCGGCGCGATCAACGCGCTGGCCGGGTATCAGGAACCATTTTATGCACTGCGTAATGATATTCTGATCCATTCCTCCCGGGAGCTGAAAGTTCATAGCCGGATTCATGCGCTGACGCTGAATCACGATCTTAGTGATCATTCTCAGCTCTGTTCTTTCTATGTTATTCCGGCGCTGAAAAACAGCCTTTATCCGGCATTGATTACTTTAGGGCGACTGATGTTTATGTCGATCCATCCGGAGCGTTTCACTAACGACTGGTTGGCTGTGATTCCGGGCGTTGCCGATAAGAATGGCCGGGCGCCGTTCTGGGAACATGTCGGCCGGAAGTTTTTCCGCATGGATTACAATCAGGTGGAATACTACAACGGCACCCGGGATAAAACCTTCATTGCCGAACTGATGCCGCACCATCCGCTGTATGTCCCGTTAATTGATGAAGAAGCTCAGGCGGTCATGGGGCAGGTTCATCCGGATGCGGAACTGCAATGTGGCTTACTGAGCGAGCAGGGATTCGAGCCCGATAAATATGTTGAAATTTTCGATGCCGGGCCGATTCTGACCGCCAACCGTAACACCCTTGATATCTGGCAGAACCACAGACTGTGCCGGGTAAAATTGGTCGAGCGTCTACCTCAGGCGCAGAAATATCTGATTGGTGTCAGTACTGAAACGGATTTCCGGGCGGTGATGGCTGAAGCATGGCTGGAAGGCTCGACACTACTGCTCGAAGATGAAGCGCTTCTGGCACTGGGAATCGCTAACTCCGGCAGTATAGAAAGTGGCAGACAGGTTTGGTGTTTTCCGGTCAATGACAGCTATTTTTCGTTCAGTGATTATATTTCCGTTCAGTGA
- the astB gene encoding N-succinylarginine dihydrolase produces MSAYEVNFDGLVGLTHNYAGLSFGNVASTSNKSLAANPKLAALQGLMKMKALTDMGLKQGVLPPQERPCVSTLRQLGFSGTDAQVITQAARQAPEILSAVSSASSMWVANAATVSPSADTQDRRVHFTVANLNNKFHRAIEEETTGNALRSIFADPKHFAHHAALPQQAVMGDEGAANHNRLCRSYGDAGVEVFVYGRQAYGGGAEPQRYPARQTREASEAIARLHQLNPEQTVFVQQNPAVIDQGVFHNDVISVSNGPVLFYHQEAFLNTSAAFAEISRKLSATGCEFVPIEVPGSQVSVADAVNTYLFNSQLLTKADGKMLIVVPQEAREHNGVWDYLSALTQSGGPIDEVQVFNLRESMRNGGGPACLRLRVVLNEAELQAANSHVLMNDHVYQTLTSWVEKHYRDRLSESDLADPQLLTENWTALDELTQILHLGSIYPFQR; encoded by the coding sequence CTGTCAGCCTATGAAGTTAATTTCGATGGGCTGGTCGGGCTGACACACAACTATGCCGGATTGTCATTCGGCAACGTGGCCTCGACCAGTAACAAAAGCCTTGCGGCCAATCCGAAGCTGGCAGCGCTGCAAGGGTTGATGAAAATGAAAGCGCTGACGGATATGGGACTGAAACAGGGCGTCCTTCCACCGCAGGAACGGCCTTGTGTCAGTACACTGCGTCAGTTGGGATTCAGCGGCACCGATGCGCAGGTGATCACGCAGGCTGCCAGACAGGCACCGGAAATTCTGTCGGCGGTCAGTTCGGCTTCTTCAATGTGGGTTGCCAATGCTGCAACGGTTTCTCCGTCGGCTGATACGCAGGATCGGCGGGTTCACTTCACGGTGGCGAATCTGAATAATAAGTTTCACCGGGCGATTGAAGAGGAGACAACCGGTAACGCGCTCCGCAGTATCTTTGCCGATCCAAAACACTTTGCCCACCATGCTGCATTGCCGCAGCAAGCGGTGATGGGAGATGAAGGTGCTGCCAATCACAACCGCTTATGCCGGAGTTACGGTGATGCCGGTGTCGAAGTATTTGTCTATGGTCGTCAGGCCTATGGTGGCGGGGCAGAACCACAACGTTATCCGGCGCGTCAGACCCGGGAAGCCAGTGAAGCAATTGCCCGCCTGCATCAGTTGAACCCGGAGCAGACAGTGTTCGTCCAGCAGAACCCGGCTGTGATTGATCAGGGTGTATTCCACAATGATGTTATTTCAGTCAGTAACGGGCCGGTGCTTTTCTACCATCAGGAAGCATTTCTCAATACGTCAGCAGCTTTTGCGGAGATCAGCCGTAAGCTGTCTGCGACCGGATGTGAGTTTGTACCTATTGAAGTACCGGGTTCACAGGTATCAGTTGCTGACGCAGTTAACACTTATCTGTTTAACAGCCAGCTTTTAACCAAAGCGGATGGTAAGATGTTGATTGTCGTACCGCAGGAAGCCCGTGAGCATAACGGTGTATGGGATTATCTTTCTGCGTTAACGCAAAGCGGTGGTCCGATCGATGAAGTGCAGGTGTTCAATTTACGGGAAAGCATGCGTAATGGCGGAGGACCGGCCTGTCTGCGTTTACGGGTAGTGCTGAATGAAGCTGAGCTTCAGGCAGCAAACTCCCATGTATTGATGAATGACCATGTCTACCAGACATTGACGAGCTGGGTTGAAAAACATTACCGGGATCGCCTTTCTGAAAGTGATTTGGCCGATCCGCAGTTGCTGACGGAAAACTGGACTGCCCTGGATGAACTGACCCAGATTCTGCATTTAGGATCCATATACCCGTTCCAGCGTTAA
- the astA gene encoding arginine N-succinyltransferase — MMVIRPVARSDRNAITELATKTGVGFTSLQDDESQLNDRIERMLRTWDQQAPLSEQGYLFVLEDSDSGKVVGICGIEAAIGLSEPWYNYRVGTLVHASKELDVYTQMPTLFLSNDHTGYSELCTLFLDPQYRHGKNGHLLSKSRLLFIATFQERFADKLIAEMRGVSDEHGHSPFWENLGRHFFAIDFAHADYLTGVGQKSFIAELMPKHPLYVDFLSDEARAVIAQVHPNTIPARKILESEGMRYEGYVDIFDAGPTLEAYVNDLRVVRKSQTRTVEITSAEPTGEIHCLIGNESFAGYRAITGTPEITESHILLTREQAQALHVTSGDTVRLAPLFAQENLS; from the coding sequence ATGATGGTAATCCGTCCGGTTGCAAGGAGCGACCGAAATGCAATAACAGAACTGGCGACGAAAACGGGGGTTGGTTTTACCTCGTTACAAGATGATGAAAGCCAGTTGAATGATCGGATTGAGCGGATGTTGCGGACCTGGGATCAACAGGCTCCGCTTTCAGAGCAGGGTTATCTGTTTGTTCTGGAAGACAGCGACAGTGGCAAGGTGGTTGGGATCTGCGGAATTGAGGCTGCTATCGGGCTGAGTGAACCTTGGTACAACTACCGGGTCGGCACATTGGTTCATGCATCCAAGGAGCTGGATGTTTACACGCAGATGCCGACGCTGTTTTTAAGTAATGATCATACTGGTTACAGCGAGTTATGTACGCTGTTTCTCGATCCTCAATACCGTCACGGTAAAAACGGGCATCTGTTGTCGAAAAGCCGGTTGCTATTTATTGCAACATTTCAGGAACGTTTTGCCGATAAGTTGATCGCAGAAATGCGTGGCGTCTCCGATGAACATGGACATTCTCCATTCTGGGAAAACCTTGGTCGCCACTTTTTTGCCATCGATTTTGCTCATGCCGACTATCTGACCGGCGTCGGGCAGAAATCTTTTATCGCCGAGCTGATGCCGAAACATCCGCTCTATGTTGATTTTCTCAGTGATGAAGCCAGAGCCGTGATTGCTCAGGTTCATCCCAATACCATTCCGGCCCGGAAAATTCTGGAAAGCGAAGGCATGCGTTACGAAGGCTATGTCGATATTTTTGATGCCGGACCGACACTGGAAGCTTATGTCAATGATTTACGGGTGGTGCGTAAATCTCAGACCCGAACCGTCGAAATCACATCAGCAGAGCCGACAGGAGAGATTCACTGTCTGATCGGTAATGAAAGTTTTGCCGGTTACCGGGCTATTACCGGAACTCCGGAAATCACAGAATCCCATATTTTACTGACCAGAGAGCAGGCTCAGGCACTGCATGTGACCAGCGGTGATACGGTCCGTCTGGCACCACTTTTTGCACAGGAGAATCTTTCATGA
- the astD gene encoding succinylglutamate-semialdehyde dehydrogenase, which translates to MNQPSLYINGVWSVGSGQLMEKRNPATNTVIWSSYAADVGDVVQAVSAARQAFLPWSQTSLEQRIALLQRFVEQLTARKDELAEVIASETGKIRWEALTEVQGMINKVQVSIQAYHERTGEKVTDIPGGKAVLRHRPHGVLAVFGPYNFPGHLPNGHIVPALLAGNCVVFKPSELAPRTAQMTIEIWHSAGLPSGVINLVQGEKDTGISLASNHEIDGLLFTGSASTGYSLHRQMAGQPEKILALEMGGNNAMVIESYADLDAAVNLVIQSAFISAGQRCTCARRLLVKQGEQGDRLIERLVEVTRKIRVGRWDDDPAPFMGAVVSNQAAESLLKAQRNFCKDGAVPLLEMTRPDPNTAIVTPGILDVSGAHYLPDEEFFGPLLTVNRYQTLDEAIAMANQTRFGLSAGIVSTSRADYEQFAAAARAGIVNWNRPLTGAAATAPFGGIGASGNHRPSAFYSADFCAWPMASMEADQLEMPETVSPGLDFSTAG; encoded by the coding sequence ATGAATCAGCCCAGTCTTTATATTAATGGTGTTTGGTCTGTCGGTAGCGGACAGCTAATGGAAAAACGGAATCCGGCCACTAATACCGTGATCTGGTCTTCTTATGCAGCCGATGTCGGAGATGTGGTTCAGGCGGTCAGTGCGGCCCGGCAGGCTTTTCTGCCCTGGTCGCAAACATCGTTGGAGCAGCGGATTGCGTTGCTGCAACGTTTTGTTGAACAGCTGACGGCCCGTAAAGATGAGCTGGCAGAAGTGATTGCCAGTGAAACCGGAAAAATTCGTTGGGAAGCGCTGACTGAAGTTCAGGGAATGATTAACAAAGTTCAGGTTTCCATTCAGGCTTATCACGAACGGACCGGTGAAAAAGTGACGGACATTCCGGGTGGCAAAGCGGTACTTCGTCATCGCCCGCATGGTGTGCTGGCTGTTTTCGGGCCGTATAACTTCCCCGGACATTTACCGAACGGTCATATCGTTCCAGCCCTGCTGGCCGGGAACTGCGTAGTGTTCAAACCTAGTGAACTGGCTCCCCGGACTGCCCAGATGACGATAGAAATCTGGCACAGTGCCGGTCTGCCGTCAGGAGTAATTAATCTGGTGCAGGGAGAAAAAGATACTGGTATTTCTCTGGCCTCCAATCATGAAATCGACGGACTACTGTTTACCGGCAGTGCCAGTACCGGTTATAGCCTGCACCGTCAGATGGCCGGACAACCGGAAAAAATTCTGGCGCTGGAAATGGGTGGCAACAATGCCATGGTGATCGAATCCTACGCTGATCTGGATGCGGCGGTGAATCTGGTTATTCAGTCGGCGTTTATTTCTGCCGGCCAACGCTGTACCTGCGCCCGGCGTCTGCTGGTCAAACAGGGAGAACAAGGTGATCGCCTGATTGAACGATTAGTCGAAGTGACCCGGAAGATTCGCGTTGGTCGCTGGGATGACGATCCTGCACCTTTCATGGGAGCGGTAGTCTCAAATCAGGCCGCAGAATCATTACTCAAAGCTCAGCGCAATTTCTGTAAAGACGGTGCTGTTCCTTTGTTGGAGATGACCCGGCCCGATCCGAATACAGCGATAGTGACTCCGGGGATTCTGGATGTTTCAGGGGCACATTATCTTCCTGATGAAGAATTCTTTGGTCCGTTGTTGACGGTGAACCGCTATCAGACACTGGATGAAGCGATTGCTATGGCGAATCAGACTCGCTTTGGTTTGTCTGCCGGAATTGTCTCGACCAGCCGGGCCGATTACGAACAGTTTGCTGCCGCCGCTCGGGCCGGAATTGTCAACTGGAACCGCCCGTTGACCGGTGCTGCTGCAACTGCGCCGTTTGGTGGCATCGGTGCGTCAGGTAATCATCGTCCGAGTGCGTTTTACAGTGCCGATTTCTGCGCCTGGCCGATGGCTTCGATGGAAGCCGATCAACTGGAGATGCCGGAGACGGTTTCTCCGGGACTGGATTTTTCCACAGCAGGCTAG